The Vigna unguiculata cultivar IT97K-499-35 chromosome 1, ASM411807v1, whole genome shotgun sequence nucleotide sequence GCCCAATTGACGCTGTTGTTGAAGGTATTGGCTGCAGTGTGGAGGTGTAAAGGAGGAGTTAGGCTGCAGGCCCAATACCCATTAGGATGTTTTGAAAATGTCTACaattaacaaaacaaaccaaattagatcatttatttaaaaaaaataacagaaaattgcaggaaattaaaagaatttaaaaagattaGGCCTAGGCATTGGCCccatgctataagccttattgggatcacatcatcccctaccccttgaagaggatctgtcctcagatctagAGGATTATTAAAGGCTCACAGCAACAAAAATAATGGTAccaccaggatcaaaaacaaatctgcaatagtcatcaaataaaatggaattaaaatcataaagacCATGCAGTAAAATTGGATGGAAAAATTGTGAAAATGGGCCTTTGAAGATTGAAAAAGATGGTATTAAGCCCACTTCACAAAAGAAATGTTTCACACTTTGACtaagatgatttttgaaaagaactTTAATATCAAAGTGTGTTTTGGCAAAACAAGTTGAGGAGgatgaaataaagaaatgagatggagaacaaaaattttgaaaagaaaacaaaacaaaagatttaatggaAAAGTGAGTAGAGGTTAAAGATGGGAAAACGCCCTTTGAAAATGGGATCTTCATGTAAGGAACTGGTGAAGAATTGATCACCAAATTCCTAACACAGAGTTTTGTTCGCTCATTTGAAATACactttaactctaccacttgtgATTGTTTTGCAAGATTactctcttgttttattttctctctttcctctaattcttttctctcattcttttcttttgcttttcttagATTCTCCTCTTtagccttttcttcttcctctctttttttcttctcatttatctctcttttctcttgttctcttttagcaCAAAGCTTCTCGAGcgcttctttttctctcttcttttcaaaCTCTCGAAGCTGTTGATGTTTAGCTTGCTCTCTcttgtatttttctctctttcgttgttcactcaagagcaagtctaaattgtgcttaaaatctttttctagtctagaaaacttagcaatgttttggatgaatgcatccccAATGTCAATGAAGTCTTCTATCCTAACGTGTTGTGCTTTAGTGGTCCTAAATGAAGGGGgtatgaaatgtttccacatgcatgtttttaattcataaaatgtattgatgcatgatgttctcccctttttcactagatattgcctctcttgccaccaatctaatgcacgtcctacaaatctagatgtaacatgcctaagaatgtctatatgactatatttagtaaacaaaggttgcaccaatttttcagtatcccacatccaatctttaaatgatattggtcctatatcttccccaaagaatggaatgtcactatgaatggtatgatgcaactcatgactactaTGTCTACCTAAATGCACACTATTATGCCTATCTATATGCATAcggttagaaaaagaaaaactcattttgaaacacttttgacaaaacaattttttttttcacaaagttaatgaatttctaaagagaaagtaGTGGAAAAGAATTCTAGAcatactcccaggaaagagaggtgagtcacatggacaagcttaggaaccaagcctttcctagccaaagatctctaaaatgctttcacaaaatttctcaaataaaaatacaaatgaaacagatgggtgaaaaacaaattgacaaagtgtgtgaaaagagtgaaaacttaaagaccaaaagaaggtcaactaggtgTAAAACAAATGGCACCTAGATATCACGAGGACCTAAAACAGAAATGGCAAACACACAAAACCTGGgcattaaaacataaaacagaaaacataaagGCGAAAAACTTAAACTAGACGAAAAAAATcctaagtgaaaattcaagtggcctttggaaccccttgaacctCACACTAAACGCTTAAACTATTACAAATAAATGCTAAGGATGagattgctctaaagcattttcccacctaagccaaatgaaaggaaaatactgaaaaagaaataatacacaAATGTCGTGATATGAAAACagcaaaacacaaaataaaagacAGTTATGCTAATCTATGTCTCTCTCTCGGCCAGCCTCCAAATAAGTCTCCCTCAAGTGTGTCTCCCACTTTGATGCTCTTCAAGTCCCAGCTTACACCATAATTCTCTCGGCAATGTACTCTCACAACAAAGTCACTCACCACTCCACCTTCAAGAGGAGGCTTCACCTACAAAGGCTGCCAAAACAGTGATTTTGCAGGAGCTAACACAGAATCAAGTGCAAATCAAGCTGCATGAGAGtaaaaatttcagaaaaaaaataaaagctcaattgaaagaattggacaacatcaagtgaaagatttaatagacaaactcaaaggatagccaagaaagacaagcaagaaaaacaagCTAACCAATAAAGAAGGCACACAAAAGGAACCTAAAGAATGTATCTAGAATAAGATGAATAAAACCAAACTCAAACAAAGACTCAAAACAAGTTGAATCAAGAGCACATGCACATTGTATTGGAAAGGAATGGTGAATACGAAATTGTGAACTGTTTTGTGTGGGAATGCACTCTTTCTTTTCACTCAAATGAATCAAACATTATCTATCAATGAAGAATTTCAATGATATTCTTATCCAcagattttcttttcaactcCAGAGCACATGTGCAACGAATGTTTTAAAGCACAGTTCACTTCAAAGCAGTTATCCAATTCCATTCAAATGGTCAATGGCATATGACAAATGCAAATGATTCAACTCAAAAACAATGATGAAAACACATACAGGACAAACAGAAAAGGTTCGGCCAGTGCAGAACAAAACAAAAGCAATATGCAGCAGATTTGAATCAATCATCAACACAGATTACAGAAGATGCAGCAGCTTATGTCATTTGACAATCTCAAAATCTGAACATGTGGAATCAAAGAAAGTAATAATAGATTTGAGCAAGAACACCAGAATTGTGAAATCAAGCAATGAAGCAGGCCACAACAAAGGCACTCAAAAGTAAATGAAACTTGATACCACTACTGCAAGCAAATGGATATGGTTCAAACTCAGAGTACAATGACACAACAATGGCAATGCACAGCAGAATTGGGAGTAACAAAACCAAAAAGACTGCATCAAACACAAAGCTGACTGGCATACACTTTAGAATGTAAAAGATGTTAACACAGAATAGACTATCAACACTCAATTGATGTGAATGTCACATAACAGGAAACTACTCAGTGAGgctttcgaaaaaaaaaacaactaaaaggGCTTATACAAAGCACCAAAAGCAGAACCTGAACAACAGAGCAGAAATTGATTCTGTGACAGAATGAAGGAGCCAACAGCAAAGTGAAACAACTTTAATGATTGTAATCTGAGAAAACAGAAACTGGAACTCAAAAATTACATGGCAGTGCTGAAACAAAAATCAGATGAATGTAGCAAGTGAATAAGCTGAGGCACCATATTTCATAAAGCACTTAAACACAACTGAGAATACCATCGTGCTACACTGCCATCAGAGCAGGACTCAATCAAATATGAATATGAGCAAACTATGCACATTGAAAGTCCTGATTCAGAAGAGAAACAACCTCAACAGCAAAGAAcagtaattaaattggttgaATCATGATATCTAGGCTAATCACAGACAATAAAATTGTGATATAGCAAACCCATGACAGATGCAAATGCAATGATGAACAAGGAATAATCAAAATAAGTTTCCAGAGCAGAAATTGAACTTTGACAAAGAAACAACAACGAGAAGCAACAAGCATATACTCTGAAAATATTTGGAAACTGCATCAAAGGCAACTAACGGGTCAGGCACTGATTCAACAAAACAGATTTCACAAGAGCACTGAAACAACCTATGCAATCACCAACCAAAGCAAGAGTGTCCACACATAAATTCTGATGCGAATCAGATTAAACTACGATGGAATACTCATTATGTGCTAAGGAAGGAGCAATCCTTGGCTAACAATTTCAATTTCCAGAGCAAGAACAGAATCAAACAGCACATGGAAATCAACATTAAGACAACAATAGCATGAAGAAAACATGAATCAGTGGCAATATGCACTGCAGATAGTTGTTAATGATCTATTAGCCAACTCAGAACTCTAGAAcacttttaataacaaaaacgaaggattcaaaaacaaaacagaaattgAATGAGATTCGAAACAGTGACACAGTTTAAGCACACATCTATGGAATCACTGACATACAAAACAAACTAAACAAAACCTAAGACAAAAACACgagaatataaaattcaaagctaggtaataaaaattgaaatcaaacctaatggaCATGCATTGAACGGCAGATTCAGAGAGCTAAACATTTCAACATCACAGTTATTGATTCAAGGCAATCTGAACAATAGTAATGAATTAATTTCAGCACGAAAACACATCACATAGCACAAGATCAACACCAGAGAAGCAAAAATGACTCAAACGAATATAGAACAAGACAGAATCGAAcatataaagagaaaaatagtaGAGAGAGTGCTCGAATACTTAGCTTTGAAGAAAACCGAGAATCGAGTGGCACtgaataccacttgatgaggcCATCGGCGCCATTGATCGGCGGAAACGTGCTCTGTTCGTTGGAGAATAGCCTCCAAATGTCGATTGTTCGGTGGAATCGACAGGGAAACGCAGCGGAAGACTCTTAAGATTGGATTCGCTCTCGTTCTCACACTGAACTCACACGAACACTGTATTTGGAACCCTAGGAGGAGAAATCCTCATCTAAAGGGAAAGGGGAGCTAAGACGAACGAtgggagtactctcaaccaaaCTAACATTCATCAAAGCTGACTTACAAAGAAACGGCTTGCCATTTTATAGTTCTAATGGCAACCATGATAAAACAGAAGGAAAACAAGAAAGGATCTAACGGCAGCGAGGCCGTGTACAAGAGTCCTAACGGGAAATGGGTGCGTGGAAGGAACCCTAACTATTACTACTGGAACACTCATGAGTAGAAGCAAACCCTATGGAAGAAATCATGAGATGGGCTTCGTGAAGAACTGATGCGCATGCGAAAAGGAAAGGAAATTTGGGCTGGCAGATTTGAAATGGAAGTGAGGCCGCGTGAAGAACCTTAACGGTGCTCCTCGAGCGAGAGGAAGCAGGGTTTGGGTTCATTCTACAGAATATCCACGTGACGAGAACCGAAGGCTTGGAATGGAATGATTTTCTATTGGGCTGTTGTATGATTGAAGGAACCTTGGCCCAATAGAAACGTGTGATGACGCTGCTGATGCTGACGGAGAATGTTGAAAAACAGCATGTGTTGGCTTCACACCCTTAAAGGCAATTGGGCTGGAAACATGGGCTTCACGTTTTATCAATGTTGACGAAGATACGTGAATGAACTGGCTTCACATTGCAAACCCAAACTATTGTTTGAAGTAATCATGGTCCACGCATGCTATCTTATATCAAGGCTGTTGGATTTGAAGAATATTCCTAGCGAGTGAAATTGGGCTGCTTGAAGGAAAATGGATCTCGGCCCATTCTGGAATCAAGTGAAGAGAAATGCATGTTGAATTGGACGTTACAGGACGCCCAATTGACGCTGTTGTTGAAGGTATTGGTTGCAGCGTGGAGGTGTGAAGGAGGAGTTGGGCCGCAAGCCCAATACCCATTAAGATGTTTTGAAAATGTCTACaattaacaaaacaaaccaaattagatcatttatttaaaaaaaataacagaaaattgcaggaaattaaaagaatttaaaaagattgggcctaggcattggccccatgctataagccttattgggatcacatcaactgtttcatagcatcaagaacaatttagtctgttgttttatattttaatcgactaaaagtgtactggtctgctgcatttacatGCAAACTTTCCAGTCCCTTAGATTCAACCCCTTCTTGGTTAAACTCACCATttaaaaactaacaattggtatcagagcaaggtTCTCTAAAGGTTTTCAAGTTGATCAAAATCtttttgaaatggctgaaagtaAACTCCCTTTTGCTGAAGGTTTATCTATTCACAGACCACCTATGTTTTGTGGCCTAAACtatcagttttggaaaataaggatgcaaattttcattgaatctatagataaaggaatttgggatgcaatagttaatgaaccatatactcctaaatgtgttgttgaaaataagtaggtggacaagccttggagtgaatggaatgaggaagaaaggagaaaagcTCAATATGATTGGAATGCCAAAAACATCATCACTTCATCTTTGagtatggatgaattttttagggtcttccaatgtaagaatgcaaaggaaatgtgggatgtcctaAAGGTTACACATGAACGAACAAGTGAagtgaagagagcaaggaagcatgccttgattcaagagtatgagcttttcaagatgcaaaaagGAGAGTCCATAGCTGAAGTGCAAAAGAagttcactcacatagtcaaccatctcatgggtctaggcaaagaatttgacaaagaggagctaaacatcaaagtgcttaagtgtcttgatagaaattggcaaccaaaggtgactACCATATATGAATCCAAGGATTTCTACATCATCACAACAGCTGCACTATTTGGTAAGCTTAGAGAGTatgagattgaaatgcaaaggctaagtgagcttgaaacaagtgagaaaaaggtaaaacccatagccttgaaggctagttctaagaagagtgatgaaaccGAGGAAGAGGTTGTTGAATCTAGTgacaatgagaacttgaatctactagtcaagAAGTTTGGGAAGTATCTAAAGAGGAAAGGTAACAAAGGTAATCAAAGAAGGTACAATTCTAAATaaaatgattcaagtaattcttctaaattctcatgttataattgtggaaagcaaggacatatcaagattgaatgtcctaatgttaacaaagagaaggagaaggttgatgatagaaaaaaagagaaaaagggcaaggaaagacgtgcctacatagcttcggaggacaatgatgattcaacaagtacttcatctcaagaaggaagtgaggaagCAAACTTATGCCTCATGGCCGGATAtgaatcatcctcatcaagtcaagtaagttccttgtcatccaaagataagaatgactattaccaattgttgcatgactttgaagagttgcatagtgaggcaaacaaaattgttgtcatgaacaatcggctaaaaggattaaatagttGGCTAGAAAATAGAGTTAACCAACTAGAATCagaaacagtcgactgaaaaactAATTtcgaacatttggaaatgatttataGGAATTCAGTCAATTGTTCTGAAAAACAGCTGGCtataaaaccttgtgaaaactgcactactttgaaaaataaagtgaaatatcttttgaaaacatgtgcaaagttcacaagaggaaaaACAAACTTGGAAGCTGTTCTtggctctcaaaattgtgtttttgggaaggctggacttggttatacacctatccatgaaaagaaagccaagaagttctctagtttcttttccaagagtAAGCCAAATGTTATGCCCTTCATTTCTTGCAACTACTATATGCAGAAAGGTCATGTTCTTAAGAATCGTCATGTTAGAAAGTATGATGTACCTAAGggatttatgaaatggatcccaaaaggatctagaaaggcataaccatgttggacccaaactatcaaagggtaccataTAATACTATGTTGTTTTGCAATTCATAAAACAGGAAAAGAAGGATCTATGGTACCTAGATAGTGGCTGCTCAAggcatatgacaggagataagaccaaatttgcaaagttggaattgaaagaagaagaatttgtaacctatggagacaacaacaaaggaagaatccttgaaaatggagtcataggcaatggatcctctttcaacatcaagaatgtgttgTTGGTAGAAGGGCTccaacataatttgataagtataagtcaattatgtgacaaaggctttaaagtgatgtttgaaccaaacaattgcttgatatatgatgcacatggtagaattgttttgataggaaaaagagtcaacaatatatatctacttgatctgcatcatgcatcatttagcatccattgtttgcttacaaaagaggatgacacttggttatggcatgGAAGACTTTGTCACATGCACATGCAGCATTTTAATCGGCTAAACAGAAAACAGTTAGTtaaaggactaccaaaactcaagtttgagaaggatagagtgtgtgaagcatgtcaaaaaggaaaacagaccaaggtctctttcaaacctaaaaatgttgtttcaactgaaagaccgttagagatgcttcacatggatctatttggtccatctcgaaccatgagccttggtggcaatctttatgcattagtcatagttgatgacttctctaggtacacatggactttgttcttagctaccaaaaatgacacttttcatgcttttaaaagacttgccaaggtgctagaaaatgaaaaaagtttcaagatagtgtctattcgaaaTGACCATGGtagggaatttcaaaatgaaaggtttgaacatttttgtgaaaaacatggcattaaacataatttttctgcaccaagaaccccacaacaaaatggtgttgttgaaaggagAAACAAGTCAtttgaggaactagctagaactatgttaaatgagaattcactacctaagtacttttgggctgatgcagtcaacactgcttgctatgttttaaataaagtgttgattaggccaattttgaagaaaacaccctatgaacttttcaaagggaggaggcctgttttaagtcatctaaaagtatttggatgtaagtgtttcattttaaacaatggcaaagaaagtcttggcaaatttgatgcaaaagcggatgaaggtgtttttctaggctatgctacacaaagtcatgcatatagagtttACAACAAGAGGCTAATGATTGTTGAAGAGTTAATGTAtattgtatttgatgaaactaaccttGTGTAGCAAGATCAAGAGCCTAAGAttgcagatgaagaagaaacaacaCTGGAAAAGAAATCTGCTGCAAAATTGGAATCTACTACAGGAAATCAGTCAGCTAAAAAGGAAattcagtcgactgaaaaagctgcagacaacaacttacccaaggagtggattgaaccCAAGGGATTATCAAAGGGCAACATAATTGGTGACATAGAATagggagtatccactagacgcaagcttgcattctttcaacatgttgcatttgtttctcaaattgaacctaagaatgtgatgATGCATTGtatgatagtaattgggttgttgctatgcaagatgaacttaatcaattcactaggaatgatgtgtagtctcttgttcctaaaactgatgcaatgaatgtgattggtacaaaatgggtgtttaggaataaaatggatgaaaatggtaatatagttaggaataaggctaggctagttgctaaaggttataatcaagaggaaggcattgattttgatgaaacatatgcacctgtGGCTAGGCTAGAATTTGTGaggttattgttagcatatgcatgcatgtgtaatttcaaactttctcaaatggatgtgaaaagtacATTCTtgaatgaagaagtgtatgtatcacaactacctggctttgaagatcacctctatcttaatcatgttttcaaattgaaaaaggctttatatggtttgaaagaAGCACCACGTCAGTGGTATGAGAGGTTaagcaactttcttttatctaaaggatatgctagaggtgttgttgataaaacacttttcattagaaagcatgcaagtgatgtaataccaattcaagtatatgtagatgatataatctttggatcaaataataactccatgggtgaagagtttgttgcagctatgcagggagaatttgagatgtctatgatgggtgagctaacctacttcctAGGGTTGCAAGTGAAGAACCttaagcatggaacatttttaagccagtcaaaatactgttttgacctactgaaaaagttcaaaatggaagATTGCAAAGAggttgccactccaattgctacaAACTGCCTTATGGATGCTGATGAAGTTGGAAACCAAGTTGATTCacccaaatatagagggttaattGGTTCCTTGCTATATCTAACTACTAGTAGATCGGATATACAGTTTGGTGTTTGCTTGTGCGCTAGGTTTTaatccaatccaaaggaatcgcacttcaaagctgcaaaacggattctcaagtatctgaaagggacaactaatgttggattaaggtatcctaatgaatctaacattgttcttagtggtttttcagattctgactatgcaaggtgcaaattggataggaaaagcacaagtggtacatgCCATCTTCTTGGATTAAacctaatctcatggaatagcaagaagCAAGCTTGTATAGCACTCTCTACAGCTAAGGCTAAGTACATAGCAGCTGgacatgcatgtgctcaaagcatatggttgaagcatcaacttatggattatggtgtaaagctagagaaggcacctctttattgtgataatacaagtgcaatcaatctaactaagaatccaattcaacattctaaaactaaacataTTGAAATCACgcatcatttcataagagatcatattcaaaaaggtgatattgaaatcatgtttgtgaaaattgaaaatgaattgGCGGATTTATTCACTAAACCACTTGCACGTGATAGATTTAATAAGCTTATAACTGAATTAGGTATTCTTGACATGAAGAATGTATGTTGATATCTGTTTGGATTGTTAATCTTATTAGATCATGTGTGTACTAcatttaaaatgacaaaaatgtgcataatttgaaaattgCCAGAATTTCATTTAGCTAAATTTGCAAtttcaacacatagatttcatttaaaatataaaaatctgcATGATTTGTGTTCTAGAACTGTTTCAATCTGCTAAATCTCACAAAATAGcacatatatttgattcaaattggTCTGGTGTGAATTTTGTGaaatctaaaatttttagtcagctaaaactgcaaatttaacacatagatttcacttaaaactgcCACTGCACCAAAAATTAGTTTACTGGTACAGTTTTAGTCAACTAACtctgtatttttatgtgttaaaaccACTTATACTGATgtggaattgcttgaattgattttaatatattgacCCAGTCAAAGTATGCATCACATGACTATTTTTGGACTGTAGCAGCAGCTGCAACAGCTATTACATcagctaaaatcaacttttcagattgcattgaccataaagtgctttaattacatgatttccaatgtgcatgcattagATGTGAATTGTTTGTGAGTGGATTGTTCATAAAACGCATGGGAAACACATCACTACATCTCTGATTCAGATTCCCCCTCACATTTAATTGTTGTGATTTCCTGTACTGCATTGAAACCAGAAAATCTGCACGatttaattgactgattttgaaaatcaacctgctgattctataaatacttgcataagcatcatgcattggAATTCTCATTTGCTAGTAAGAGCCAAACCTACTTTTCACCATGCCTAGAAGATCACGAGCTGCCCCCTTAGATGATGAAAGCTCCACTCCACCTATTCCATCCTCTCCAAATGCCATGAATCAAGGAAGGCTTGAGATATGGTTTGAAGTCCATGAAGACAGAATTCAAGCCTTCTTGATTGAGATCAATAGGAAGCAAATCATCTTTCCTAAGTTGATTCGTATGTCATGGCTAAGGGCAGAAAATTTTGGCAACCTTGAGCAACATCTCAAAACCTAAAAATTGAAGACATTCCTTGAGCTTTCGGGTAAGGTGTATCCGGATTTGGTAAAGGTGTTTTATGCCAACCTCAAGTTCAGCAATGGTGTTCTCAAATCAAGTGTCAAAGGTGTGGAAATGGAAATCATTAGGCAAACATGGAAGGATGTGGCTGGCCTAAGGCAAAAAGGTGTGCAAGTCCGCAAAGGTGAAACTAGTGCAGTGGATGAGTTCAACAAGGTGCATTACTTTAACCAATGTGTAAGAAATCAAGGTGAGCAAGCTAGAAATTTCCATGTGGGAAGGCTTCATGTGGAGGAAAGGTTGCTAGTTGTGGTGGTGACCAAAATCATCATGCCTAGGGGGAGCAACCATGCTACCTTGAATGAAGGTGATCTAGTGgtgatgtactgcattcaaaatGGGGTGATGGTGGACTGGACATACACAATCTATGACCATATGATGAAAGCAAAAAGGCTCACAGATTTcaagcttccatatgtggtgcTCATCTCCAAGTTCATTGAGCATGTTGGTGTAGATGTGGAAGGATAGCTTGAGGAGTCAACTGAACTTCTTAATCATGTTTCAACATTGAATATGCACAAGATGGGATTCTCCAAGGTAGGCAACACTTGGCTAGTTGAAGGAGATCAAGGTGCAAACATTGAAGGTGGAGAAAATGATCATGAAGCGGAAACTAGTGGAGGAAACCAAGAGGAAGATGAACCACAACCTATGGCAATTGAGTTGTACAACCCTCCTGAGAATATTAGACTTGCATACTCCCAATTTGAGAGAATGGTTCTCAACCAACTTCAAGACCTCAACATAGCTCAAAATGCACATCACATGTACTGCATAACAAGGTTTCAAGACTTGTATGACCAACTCCATAATGTTCATGACCTCCTCTCCAATGTCTACAATAGAGACAACCCTAGGAATGAGTGAAGGGGATGGCTCAtaggtcatgcattgcatttttGTGCTGCATTTTTTATGTCTGCTGTATGTTCCAGTATTTTAATTggttattttctcattttagtCGACTGATTATATCAGTTTTTAGGTTCATGATGTATCTGCATTTCTATTTCTGTTTTGGTGTGTTTGTATTCGTACCAGGTGCCCTGGTACACCCCTATGTTAAtgctttaatgaaaattttcatctttccaaaatgatctatgcatttactttcatttgatgaatccaaaggagaagaaaattgagtgaaaattgagtaaaattgtgttaaaattgGAAAACCTGAAATAAATCTGTTGCAATCATATAATACTGCAAACTTAATCTAAAATCTGaagttaaatcatattattaatgatagggggagcatatgcatatgtgatatgtatgtatgcttgtgtgcttttgcttggttgtatatttggaatatttgtatcttgtatgcaaaagctttttcaggtttctctatggatcttagctcatcaattcaactcgagggtgttggcttcatcaatttagggggagattgttggcacaagcaagcttgaagcaaagaattgataaagccatatGGATGAAGATCTTAAAGTGCTTAATGAAGATTAATGAAGAtcctcttgaagattaagttttagtgtgttaaatctgtaaataacatgttaaatgtaa carries:
- the LOC114163130 gene encoding uncharacterized protein LOC114163130; this translates as MSFSFSNRMHIDRHNSVHLGRHSSHELHHTIHSDIPFFGEDIGPISFKDWMWDTEKLVQPLFTKYSHIDILRHVTSRFVGRALDWWQERQYLVKKGRTSCINTFYELKTCMWKHFIPPSFRTTKAQHVRIEDFIDIGDAFIQNIAKFSRLEKDFKHNLDLLLSEQRKREKYKREQAKHQQLREFEKKREKEALEKLCAKREQEKREINEKKKREEEEKAKEENLRKAKEKNERKELEEREKIKQESNLAKQSQVVELKCISNERTKLCVRNLVINSSPVPYMKIPFSKGVFPSLTSTHFSIKSFVLFSFQNFCSPSHFFISSSSTCFAKTHFDIKVLFKNHLSQSVKHFFCEVGLIPSFSIFKGPFSQFFHPILLHGLYDFNSILFDDYCRFVFDPGGTIIFVAVSL